The Caulifigura coniformis genome includes a region encoding these proteins:
- a CDS encoding ATP-binding cassette domain-containing protein has protein sequence MISVDRLSKSFVDLKRGAVAALEDATFEVYPGEVFGLLGPNGAGKTTCLRILSTVLRPTDGRAMVAGYDVATQSSEVRRNIGFMSGNTGIYDRMTAWELVQYYGRLYGIPEEQLQERLDRIFTTLQMNEIRDVLGSKMSTGMKQKVSIARTIVHDPPVLIFDEPTSGLDVLVARAVLQTIEYLKDQGKCIIFSTHIMREVEKLCERIAVIHKGRILASGTLAELTAKYNQPDVEELFFELIQRHDQSLAASETVAV, from the coding sequence ATGATTTCCGTCGATCGGCTTTCCAAGAGCTTCGTCGATCTCAAGCGCGGAGCCGTGGCGGCTCTGGAAGACGCGACGTTCGAGGTGTATCCGGGGGAGGTGTTCGGGCTGCTGGGGCCCAACGGGGCCGGCAAAACGACGTGTCTGCGAATTCTCAGCACAGTGCTCCGGCCGACGGACGGCCGGGCGATGGTCGCGGGCTATGACGTGGCGACCCAGTCGAGCGAGGTGCGCCGGAACATCGGCTTCATGTCGGGCAATACGGGCATCTACGACCGTATGACCGCCTGGGAGCTCGTGCAGTACTACGGACGGCTCTACGGGATTCCCGAGGAGCAGTTGCAGGAACGGCTGGATCGAATCTTCACGACGCTGCAGATGAACGAGATCCGGGACGTGCTGGGGTCGAAGATGTCGACCGGCATGAAGCAGAAGGTGTCGATCGCGAGGACCATCGTTCACGATCCGCCGGTGCTCATTTTCGACGAGCCGACTTCCGGGCTCGACGTTCTCGTGGCGCGGGCGGTGCTGCAGACGATTGAATACCTGAAGGACCAGGGGAAATGCATCATTTTCTCGACGCACATCATGCGCGAGGTGGAGAAGCTTTGTGAGCGGATCGCCGTGATCCACAAAGGCCGGATCCTGGCGAGCGGGACGCTGGCGGAACTCACTGCGAAATACAATCAGCCGGATGTCGAAGAATTGTTCTTCGAACTGATCCAGCGACACGACCAGTCGCTGGCTGCGTCGGAAACGGTTGCTGTCTGA